Genomic segment of Candidatus Neomarinimicrobiota bacterium:
AACTGATTAAATCCACTTGGCAATGGAGTAATGGCGATCAAGAGACTTTATTAACCGTCAAGTTCAATGAAGTTGAAGACGGTACACAGCTGACTGTTATTCATGAGTTATTCCAGGACGAGGAACAGAAAAATATGCACGCTGACGGTTGGAACAGTTGTATGTCAAGAATTGAAAGAATACTCTGATATATGATTTAATAAAATAATAATAAATAGTTTACTTTAAGCTACTTGCACTTTTATAGATAAATTTATATCTTCCTCCTGCCGGAGAATGAGTATGTATGTTGTTATTTACATCAGTCCTCATTCTTGTGTGGAATTACAATCAAGGGAGTGTTGATTTAAAGTTTGTGAATATAAGTGCCTAATCCTAAACCTACAGATACACAGCCGTTAGGC
This window contains:
- a CDS encoding SRPBCC domain-containing protein; this translates as MGGNFKYHMKPAEGDAFYAHGVFKEIIPNELIKSTWQWSNGDQETLLTVKFNEVEDGTQLTVIHELFQDEEQKNMHADGWNSCMSRIERIL